The sequence CGCCGGCACCATCTGCTCTCCTGACCCTAAGGCCCCCGAGATAGAGATGCAGAATAACAAGATAGACCAGATGCTGGATAAAATCTTTCCCGGGTTCATGGACGCCTGTTTCGAAAGGCAGGCCACAGGACCAGCCGAGGTATCAGCGGCAACGCGGGATAGCGTGCTACCGGGGCAAGGGGGTGAGTGCGTTGGTCTGGCACAGATAGTCGGCCAGTGCGGCAAGCACAAGCCATCCCAGAAAACACCCATCGCCGGCCTTTTCATCGTTGGCGCCGATGCCGGCGGTAGGGGCATGGGCACTCACCAGTCAGGGGAATCGGGTATGAAGGGAGCTCGCCTGGTGCGCCGCTATCACACCATGAGACAAGCAGCCACCTAAAATATGGAGGAGGAAGCCTATGCCGATAAACAAGATAGTCGCCAGCTTCGATGAAGCGGTGGCCGATATACAAGACGGTGCCACTATAATGGTGGGCGGCTTCGGCACGGTGGCCAGCTGTCCCAGCCTGCTTATGGAAGCACTTGACAGAAAGGGCGTGAAGAACCTCACCACCATATCAAATACCACAGGTTTCGGATCCGGCGTGTGGAAGCTAATGGGTTATAAATTCGCTGAAGATATGGATATCCTGGTAAGGAACGGCCGTATAAAGAAGTCTATCGCCTCAGCTCCAGTGAGCGCCATCTTTGAAAACAACTTCGAGAAACTGCTACGGGCAGGAAAAGTAGAACTGGAAATGGTCCCCCAGGGGACACTGGCAGAACGTATCAGGGCAAACAAGGCCGGGTTGGGTGGCATATATACACCGGTGGGAGTGGGAACAGTTGTAGAGGAGGGAAAAGAGACTAAGATTATCAATGGCAAGAAGTATATACTGGAACTTCCTCTAGAAGCTGATTTCGCCCTGATTAAGGCGCATAAAGCGGACCGTTGGGGTAATCTGGTATATCGAGGGAGCTCGAGGACCTTCAATGAGACTATGGCAGGTGCCGCCAGGGTAACAATAGCCGAGGTTGATGAGATTGTAGAACTTGGTGAGCTTGACCCAGAGGAAATCGTCACACCGAGTGTATATGTTGATAGGGTAGTGTGTCGCCCCAAAGAATACGGCGGTGAAGAGGAGGAGATCGACGTGGAAGCCAAGGCCTCACATGACAAGTTCCTGAAACGGGGGAGCGCATAAGGAGATAGCCATGGAAGAAAAATTCAAATTGGACCGACAGACCATAGCCCTTCGAGCAGCCAAGGAATTTCAGGATGGAGATTCCGTCAACCTCGGTATCGGGATACCGGTTTTATGCGCAAACTACATTCCTGCCGGTAGAGAGGTACTGTTCCAATCCGAGAACGGTATACTTGGCTTCGGTGAGGTAACCGCCCCCGGCGAAGGCGATCCAGACTTGCTCAATGCCAGCGGGCAAACAGTACACCCCAGACCGGGAATGAGCTGCTTCGGCCATGCGGAATCATTCACCATGATCCGAGGGGGTCATTTAGACGTCAGCGTCATGGGGGGCTTTCAGGTCTCTGAGAAGGGCGATCTGGCTAACTATATGGTCCCGGAAAGGAAGATCGGGGTAATCGGTGGCGCTATGGATCTGGCCTATGGAGCTAAAAGAAAGATAATTTTAATGAACCACGTCACCAAAACAGGTGAACCACGGATTTTAAAGAAATGCACTTATCCCTTAACTACGCTCGAGTGCGTCAACCTGGTGATAACCGACATCGCCGTTATCGAGGTGACCGATAAGGGGATGGTACTTAAAGAAGTGGCCCCGGGATGGACTCCGGAGGAAGTGCAGAGCCTGACCGAGCCGAAGCTTATAGTCGACCCTGACTGCCATGAGATCGAATTAATGTAGTGCGATAATAATGCCTTAAATATAAAGGTAAATATGTAAAGGACAAGGAGGAAAAATGCAGGAGAATTACGACGTAGTAATCATCGGGGCTGGCCCTAACGGGTTAACAGCTGCTTGCTACCTGAGCAAGGCGGGCCAGAAGGTCTTACTGCTGGAGAAGAGGATTGAAGTAGGTGGCGGGCTGGCAACAGAGGAGATAACGCTGCCGGACTTTTTTCACAACACCCACGCCATCTACCACCTGATGGTGGATTATGCCCCTCCCCTGGTGGACTTCGAGGTAGAGTCACGATATGGCCTCCAGTTCATCCGCCCCGAACTCCAGTTCGCCCTGCCGCTCCCTGATGGCAGAAGCTTGTGCCTCTACACGGACGTTGAGAAGACCTGCCAGTCGATAGCCCAGTTCTCGCAAAAGGATGCTGACAGCTACCGCGATATGAGCCAGCGGTTCTACAACGTTACTAATGACTTCATCGGTCCAGCCACCTATTGTCCACCAATGCCGCCGCTGGAGCAAACCATACAGCTGGAAGAGAGCGGCGAGGTGGGCAAGGAGATCAATAAATACGTCGAGATGACCCCCGAGGAGATCATCGATGAGCATTTCGAGAACGACATCGTTAAAACGCTGATGCTCTATGTCGGCTGCCACTGGGGCCTCGATTATGACGCCTCCGGGGCAAGCTTCATGGTACCCATGCTCATCAACCGCGCCACCAATTACAGGCTCTGCCAGGGAGGGTCTCACCGCCTGTCCAACGCCTTGACCAAGTTCATGCTGGAGTATGGTGGGGAGATCCTCACCAATGCCCAGATCAAGCGTATTATCGTAGACAACGATACGGCCAAGGGTGTAGAGATGGAGGACGGCACCACCTACATAGCCAACAAGGCGGTAATCAGCACCATCGACCCACACCAGACATTCCTACAGCTTGTCGGCGAAAACAACTTGGAGCCAAACTTCGTGGAAAAAGTTACCGGGTGGGAGTGGGAGCACTGGAGCCTGAACCACCTGCACCTGGCTCTCGAGGAGCCACCACAGTTCACTGCGGCGGCAAACAACCCGGACCTGAACAAGGCCTTCGTCTACGTCCTGGGCTACGAAAGCACCGATCAACTAAAAAAGCACTGGAATGAGATGCGCGAGGGGAAATTGTCTGATACCCCCGCCTTCAACTGCTGCTTCCCCAGCATCCACGATCCATACCAGGCGCCACCGAACCGCTGCTCGGGTCTCATCTCGCAGATGGCCCCGTACAATCTCGATGGGAACAAGAACAAGTGGTTGAGCATGAAGTTCAAAGAGGAGTGTGCCGAGAAGCAGATTGCGGTGCTGCAGAAATATGCCCCGAATATGACGCGGGACAAGGTGATGTGGTGGAATATGACCACCCCTGCCGACATCGAGAACAAGTTTGCCAATATGGTTCATGGATCATATAAGCAGGGAGCCTACGTTGTCTTGCAGATGGGTTACCTGAGACCCAATGATGAGTGCTCGGGCAATACGTCGCCGATAAAGAACCTCTATCTAGGAGGAGCATCCAGCTACCCCGGCGGCCTGGTCACCTTCGGGCCGGGAGTTTGCGTCTCTGATAAGGTAGCCGAGGACTGCGGGATCGAGAAATGGTGGCCAGTACCCGAAAGCGTGGCCGCTGCCCGTGCCAAGGGTATGCCACTATAAGTGCGAACACGCTTAAAAGTGAGGAGGTTCATCATGGCAGCTCCAAAATATGACATCATCGTAGTGGGAGCCGGACCCGGAGGCTGTGCCTCTGCCGCCCTGCTGCAGAAGTGGGGCGTGAAGACCCTGCTGCTGGATAAGAACGACCGGGTGGGCGGTAAATCGCTAAACATGAATAAAGACGGTTTTACCTATGAGCTCTGGCCGGTGCTGGCAACACCGATGCTCAACACCAAGTTCCAGGAGGTGGCAACCGAGTTGGGGGTGGAGATTAAAATGTCTGAACTGGTGCCCGCCGCTAAGGGTGGCGGCTTCCTATACCGCCCCGCCAAATCAAAGAAATACGAGAGCTTCATACTTGTACCTCCCTTCATGATTCCCGAAAGGCTCTCCAAGGAGGAAACGGAGGAGGTCAATCGTCTTTTCAGTGACATGGCTGCCCTTACTCCCGCGGAGATGGATGCCCTTGATAATGTCAACTTCCACGATTTCCTCACCCGCCATAATGTATCCCAGTCCGTGTATAGCTACCTGGCGGTAATGGTCAATATCCTCTTCGTGGAGCCTATCGACTTAGTTGCCGCTTCGGAGATGGCCAAGACAATGAACGACTTTACCACCAAGCTGGGCTCGGCCTATTTCATCGGCGGTCAGGCTCAGTTATTTGAAACTTTCATGAAAGCGTTTAAACGCGACGGGGGTGAACTGCGCCTGCGCACCAGGGTGGAGCGAATCATTGTCGAAAACGGCCGGGTTCAGGGGGTATACACCGATAAAGGCACATTTAAGGCGCCAATCGTTGTAAGCAACGCTGGTATCCAGCCTACTGTACTCAAGCTGGTGGGGGAGGAGCACTTCGACAAGAGCTACGCCAACCACATCAGGGAGCTGGTTCCGTCGCTGGGACTTATGGGTAGCCGTTACTTCTTAAACAAGGTAGTATTTGAAGATAGTGCTTATATCATCTACTCTGACGACAGCTGGTGGAATATGGAACGCTACGTGAAAGCCAAGGCGGGTGAGATCCCCAAGGATATGCTCATAATTGTCTTCAACCCATCGGGCTTCGACCCCAAACTCGCACCCAAGGGCAAGCAAGTAGTGTTGACTGCAACACTATGCCCAGCCGACCCCAAAATGAAAAACATGAAGGGGTGGCTGGACGCGCTGGATGAACAGGTAACCAGGTTCAATCCAGAGCTCCGCAAACACATAATACGCCGCGAGGACTACACCACTGCCGACGTTAGCCGGGTCACCCGGGACAGCGTAGTCCCCGGTCAGGGTGGTGAGTGCATCGGTCTCGGTCAGATTGTGGGCCAATGCGGCAGCCGCAAACCATCGCCCAATGCGCCGATACAGGGTCTGTTTTACGTCGGCGTTGACTCTGGCGGCTACGGGGTGGGAATACACCATGCAACAGAATCCGCCGTTAACGTAGCGCCTATTGTGCTGAGATACCACCAGACGCATTAAGCGGTGTTCACCAATTGCATCCTAATCGACGCTAATTACATAACAGAAAATCACTGTCGATAGTTTAAATGAAAATATCTAAATAACAAAGGAGGGGCCATGGCAAACTATGTTGTACTGATGAAGATTACTCCCGAAGGTGCCAAGAATCTCAAGGATGCTCCAAAAAGGTTGGCCAAATACAACGAGATCCTGGCCGCTGAAGGGGCGAAGATCACTGCAGCTTATTCCACACTGGGGCAATACGACTTTGTCGCCTTAATCGAAGGCCCTGAGGACTTCGCTAAAGTAGCCAAATGCTCTGCGGCTATATCCATGATGGGAGCGTTAAGCACTCAAACCATGCCAGCCATGCCCGTGACAGACTTCTTTAAAGTTGTTGCAGAGATCTAAAGAAGGTTTAATCCCTCGGTCAGCCAGGCTTCCTGCGATTGGTAAGATAACGTGGGTCCAGCGGCTGATATCCTCGTTGATAATGGGAGACATCACCGTTGCCAGTTCTCGGTATTGTGGATCCTGCCCAAGCTCGTAGGTTACCGCCGCCGAGTTTATCCCAACCCTGAATGCGGGGTGATCCACAATGTTTTCGATCTGTTCTCCCCCCAGGTAGACCCTGGGTTCCTGCCTCCTCAGGCTCTCAATATACTCCTCCCGAGTCCGTAGTGCCATTTCTATCCCTCCTTTGCCATTATTCGTGCCAACCGCACCCCCGTGCCCAGGTACAGATCTAACACGGTTATGTTAATCAGTCAAAGTCTATTACCTGTGCGTATTACTGGCAATAGTAATCAACCATGACCTCGTTCAGATAAATAGTTGATACTTGGTTGATTTCACCTCACTAATCATTGCAAGACGCTCTGCGACAAATCCAACGCAGGGACGAGTGAAGCAATACGCATCCGTGCTACACCATAGGTTCAAATAGGTAGACACCGTATATGGGAGTCCAGAGGAGGTTCCCCCATCTGGCAGGGATCTCCCCGATATATCGGGGCAGAAATACATCTCAGGGCGGGTGGGTGGTAAAATAGCCAATCGGTCATTGCGAGCCCCGATTTCTCGGGGCGTGGTAATCCCCACGTCTAATGATAGAACACCACTAAGATTGCCACGTCCCTCGAGGTCGACAGGTGGGTCGACGCTTCGGCCCATGTCGGTGTCCTCGCAATGACGGATAAAAACGGCGAACGGTGACGCGTCGTTAATGTACCGAAAGAGTACACCATCTTTACTATTTGAGGCTAGCTGCGGATATGATACTCCGTAAGCAGGTAGTTCTCGGTGGCGGATATTTTCATGAACTTGTTGGTATGTCGGTACACCTTGAGTATGTTGGGAAGCATCCTGAATGCTCCCCCAAAAAAGCGCGCCGGGTTAGTGATGTCTCCGAGGCTGCGGAAATGTTCCTCTACGATGCCATCGAAAGGGGGAGAATCCTCGATAACGACTGACTCCACTACGTTGCGGGTGTAGTTCCACAGAGGGTGAATCCTTAGTGCCATCGGGGTGTGGTGTCCAAACCACTCATCCATGAATTGCTCGTAGCTCAGTTTGGCATTCTTTTTCATGAGTGTGAGTAGCACCATACCCGGCGAGGCGTTGCCGTCTTCCCAATCCTTTTCATAGGCAACCGGCGTTGACTCGGTGACACGATATCCCGTCACTCTCCCGCCAGTGCTAGTCATCTCCGCCTGCCAGCGCTCGATATCCCCATCTAATTCACCCCAGATCGATACTAGAGCCACTGCGGTTGCCTTCAGCGGTAGGATAGTGAACCTCGGTTTTTTATACTCGGTAAGGCTGATCTTGAGTTTTTGTGGCTCAAGCTCAAGCAATCCATGCACAAGTTTATCGAATATCTGCGAACTGAACATTTGTAGTTCTAGCTTCTCAGGACTTCTAACTAAAAATATATATTTTGCCATAATACCCCCATTTTCAATAGACTTAAGCGCAGCACAAATCTACTACCCTGCTTTTTTTACCAACCCACGAGCCCGTAGGTCACCCTCACCACAGCCAAGCCTTTCCTCTTTGAAGATCGAACCAGTCATAATTGACGCGAACCAGAATCTCAATGCCAACAGTTGGGACGAGATATCGCTCCAGTACTTCCGGTATCCTGAAATACATCGAACTCTGGTATTCCTGTATTGGATTTTTCAGTTGGGCAACTCCTTTTGCCTCGTCCTCTTCGTTACCCGATTTGGCCGAAATGATTTGCTGCAGCCGTAGTTCATAGTGGAACACAATGCTCTTCGTGTCAGTGAAAGCGTACGTTATCCGGTTGCCGAACCAGAAAATAGAAGACTCTTCCATTGCCTGAATATCATCGCCGAACGCCTTTGCGGGGCCATCCATCAGTTTGATATAGAAACCATCAATGCCCAGTAATCCTGACTTATCAATAAGCTTGAGTATTTTTGGAGCACCTGCACCTTCGGATGGCTCATTCTCTCCTTGGTCTCCTCGGTCTCCTTGCACCTGCTCAGGTTTCTCCTCACCCACTTCAACAGTAGCCACGTCGGAATGGCTGAGAACATCCCTGATACCTGTTAGATTCCTACTCCTGTCGAGGGTATCAGACTCAACAGCACCACCTTGATTCTCGTGGACGAATGTCAGAATATCGCTCTCTGCAAGTTTCCACAATTCAGCACGTTTTTTAATTAGCTCGTCAAAATCGATGGCACCACTTCCAAAGAACTTGGGGCTTTTTGTTCTGAGCGCGCTCGCAAGGTATTCTTTGCAGAACTCGTTCACGATCGAGTACAGGAAAGATGAACCCTCCAGTGTGTGCAGTCGAGTGATTTCTTGATGCCGAACGTCTACATAGATTCTAGTCTGTGAACCCTTTCTTCCCTGCATGTACGCAGGGACTCCCCCAGTAATTTTTGCAGGTATCAAGGTAAAATCGGTCACTTCATAGCGGAACTTAATAACCGCCTCCAGATTGGCAAGGAAATCAACCTCGAACGATGATAGGTCATTATATTTCTCCTTAATTGTGACAAGTCCTTCGTAGCTTGTCGCGTTGCAGTAGGATGAGAGATAGTCAGTTTCTGCTCTTTTCCTATTGACCTCTGAAGAGAGGAGCACAATCACGTTTCCGCTGGCTTGAAGTACATCCAAGAGCTCCCGCTGCACTTGTGAACCGAAGTAGATGCTGCTTCCGGATTTATGCCTCGCTCTAAGCTCACCGAGCGTAGTCTTCGTGCCATCAGCGAGGTTAACATCAAGCCTTCCAAGACGCTCGGTTAAACCTTCTGCGATAACTTGTCGCAATATGCGTGTGTGTTGAGATAGTAGATCAGTTGAGTCCAGAATGATCTCAATGGCCTGACTTTCAATTGCTTTTGCCAACGTGCTTAATAGCTGCTGGGATTCAGGAGAAAGGGAATCTCTTCCTGCTGTGGGAACAAAGTTGATCATATCCAAACGTCCAGATATTCCAATATGGCTGGGCACAGTGGTGTTGCATAATTTGAATCCTTTCTTGAGGGCCTCTAGAGTACCACTAATGAGTCTGAGCCATCCGCGACATCCAGCGTTCACACCACTGTCACCCGGTTCCCCAATTACCACGTGAATAGTCCCTGCATCATCCCTATAGAATCTCACCTGTATCCTGGAATCGGGCGACAGACTGAGCTGCATCGGTTCAGCCATTACCATCTGCAAATCGCCTATCCTCTCTTCAGACATAAACTGGGCTCCTGAAATGTTCTCCTTATTGAAGGTTACGAGTTCTGGCACATACCTCACGAAGCTCTTTAAATAATCCTTCAACTGCCGGGGGTCACCAGGATTCATCAACTCAGCCTCCACAATTGTGCCATGCGGCCCTGAGTCTTCGCATGGTTCGCTGGTCACGGTTGGTGTGGATTCACCAAAATCGGACCTTTGCAGACTCGTACGGTAACCTGGATACCCTTCTCTCTTGGATGTGACAACAAGGCGATTGCATACACCGAAATTTGCGAATCCACCTATCCCAAAGGTACCTATGCACCCTGCTTTTCTTGCCTCCGGCGTGTTCTTCCCACTTGCTCCAATGCGCCAGAAGAACTCTTGTTGATCTTTCAGAGACATGCCCACCCCGTTATCCGTTATCGTCACTAACTTCTCGTCCACGCTCACAGTCACGCGCCCTTCGGAGAAACCGGGATTCTCAGCTTGGTGCACCCTTATGGCATCCACAGCATTCTGTGCGTTCTCTCGGAGAAAGGCCATTGGAGTGTCGTAGATTTCCTTGGATAGTGTTCTGAGCAGTCTCTCAAAATCGATTGTTATCGGGAATCCTATATTGGTCATAATATCAACTCCTGTCTGTGATGGCTTTGAATTGATCGTAGAGTGTCCTATCACCGTACTGGGATGCAAGATTCCGTACTATCTCGTTTAGTTTCTCTGCGGATTTACTCGGATACAGCTCCGCGCACCTCAGGATTGCCTGACCTGCCAATTGTGATTTGCCCTTGACAGATTGGCTGTTGATGATCGCACAGTAGTCTTCGAATGAAAAGTCATCGCTACCATCGCTTTTGAGCCATGCTTCATATAACGAGACTCCCTCAGGGAGATCAACAATCCTTGCATCGAATTTTAGTATCTCTGCACGAATGGGTGAGGAAGTGTCAGCCTTACACAGCGAGAGATATCTTAATGTTGCTGCCATATCTTCTGCGGCGATTGCCCTGCGGAGCCCCAGCTGCATAAATGATATTGCTGATGTTTCCACGACTTCAGTTCCTAGTGTCCTCTTTGCTTCTTCCTCACGAGCACTCAAGATTGCCCGGAATACAGGGTCGGCATCAGATTCCTTCTTGAGGAATTCATCATACTCCTCGATGAGTGATCCATGATCAGCAAAGACATGGTTCATCAGGCTATTACCGTAGAAATGGATGAGCCTCTGAAATCGTCGCAGTGACAATGCACTTTCCACATTGCTGGCTTCGCCTTGCTGCAATAGTACTGGTGAGTAGAAGCTCGGCGATCCATTCCAGCAAAATGCGATTTCACTCCTAAGGCCGCAAATGACTGTGCACATATGGGCAGGCGCAATGAAGTCTGCGTGTCTCTGCAAAAGCTCCCTATAGACATCCGTCACGACGAGGCTGGACGATAAAGGTGACTCAAACTCTAGCACGTCAATATGGACATACCATCTTCGCTGCTCCGCAACGTAGAGATGACTCTCCACCATTAGTGTGCCATCCGCTATGCTGTAGGTATCAAAGCAGAACTGGTAACCTCTTTCATATTCTTGCAGCAGCGCTCCAGCAGACAATATTATTGTTCGGCCCCCATTCACGATCATGGTCTTTGTCGCTGGCTTGTGAATGTGACCGTGCAGCACGAAATCGAAGTTCTCGCAGCAGATGGCCTCAATGTGTCCACTCTCGAAGCTTGTAAGCCAATGAAACGGGTGATGGACAACTCCAAAAGAAATGCCTCCCTCACATAGCGGCAGTGATTTGATGAACTGGCTCAAGGACAAACTGCCGACCACCAACTTCTCGATGTCCTCTCCGCCACCGTATCCTAGCCACGCAGAGTTCATCTCCCACAACTGCACATCAAGACCGTCGATACTCATGCGATTAACTGCATGAATACTTCCGTTATCTAGGGTAAGCTGGCTAGCTGATGTCAGGTATTTCTCCCGGAATTTATGGTAACGAGCCATCCGTTTCAACAAAGCAGCCC comes from Dehalococcoidia bacterium and encodes:
- a CDS encoding metallophosphoesterase, with product MRTDLRWIHISDMHFGNSMSFNGKELAECIFNAAQENLGKGWKPDFVAISGDIAYSADQGQYSAANFFLNKLLQMLELQRDRVSMCPGNHDVDRSINSYLFQGCRTKIVSGPDIEEFLRSPERAALLKRMARYHKFREKYLTSASQLTLDNGSIHAVNRMSIDGLDVQLWEMNSAWLGYGGGEDIEKLVVGSLSLSQFIKSLPLCEGGISFGVVHHPFHWLTSFESGHIEAICCENFDFVLHGHIHKPATKTMIVNGGRTIILSAGALLQEYERGYQFCFDTYSIADGTLMVESHLYVAEQRRWYVHIDVLEFESPLSSSLVVTDVYRELLQRHADFIAPAHMCTVICGLRSEIAFCWNGSPSFYSPVLLQQGEASNVESALSLRRFQRLIHFYGNSLMNHVFADHGSLIEEYDEFLKKESDADPVFRAILSAREEEAKRTLGTEVVETSAISFMQLGLRRAIAAEDMAATLRYLSLCKADTSSPIRAEILKFDARIVDLPEGVSLYEAWLKSDGSDDFSFEDYCAIINSQSVKGKSQLAGQAILRCAELYPSKSAEKLNEIVRNLASQYGDRTLYDQFKAITDRS
- a CDS encoding GYD domain-containing protein, encoding MANYVVLMKITPEGAKNLKDAPKRLAKYNEILAAEGAKITAAYSTLGQYDFVALIEGPEDFAKVAKCSAAISMMGALSTQTMPAMPVTDFFKVVAEI
- a CDS encoding 3-oxoacid CoA-transferase subunit B, whose product is MEEKFKLDRQTIALRAAKEFQDGDSVNLGIGIPVLCANYIPAGREVLFQSENGILGFGEVTAPGEGDPDLLNASGQTVHPRPGMSCFGHAESFTMIRGGHLDVSVMGGFQVSEKGDLANYMVPERKIGVIGGAMDLAYGAKRKIILMNHVTKTGEPRILKKCTYPLTTLECVNLVITDIAVIEVTDKGMVLKEVAPGWTPEEVQSLTEPKLIVDPDCHEIELM
- a CDS encoding ATP-binding protein, whose product is MTNIGFPITIDFERLLRTLSKEIYDTPMAFLRENAQNAVDAIRVHQAENPGFSEGRVTVSVDEKLVTITDNGVGMSLKDQQEFFWRIGASGKNTPEARKAGCIGTFGIGGFANFGVCNRLVVTSKREGYPGYRTSLQRSDFGESTPTVTSEPCEDSGPHGTIVEAELMNPGDPRQLKDYLKSFVRYVPELVTFNKENISGAQFMSEERIGDLQMVMAEPMQLSLSPDSRIQVRFYRDDAGTIHVVIGEPGDSGVNAGCRGWLRLISGTLEALKKGFKLCNTTVPSHIGISGRLDMINFVPTAGRDSLSPESQQLLSTLAKAIESQAIEIILDSTDLLSQHTRILRQVIAEGLTERLGRLDVNLADGTKTTLGELRARHKSGSSIYFGSQVQRELLDVLQASGNVIVLLSSEVNRKRAETDYLSSYCNATSYEGLVTIKEKYNDLSSFEVDFLANLEAVIKFRYEVTDFTLIPAKITGGVPAYMQGRKGSQTRIYVDVRHQEITRLHTLEGSSFLYSIVNEFCKEYLASALRTKSPKFFGSGAIDFDELIKKRAELWKLAESDILTFVHENQGGAVESDTLDRSRNLTGIRDVLSHSDVATVEVGEEKPEQVQGDRGDQGENEPSEGAGAPKILKLIDKSGLLGIDGFYIKLMDGPAKAFGDDIQAMEESSIFWFGNRITYAFTDTKSIVFHYELRLQQIISAKSGNEEDEAKGVAQLKNPIQEYQSSMYFRIPEVLERYLVPTVGIEILVRVNYDWFDLQRGKAWLW
- a CDS encoding NAD(P)/FAD-dependent oxidoreductase, which produces MQENYDVVIIGAGPNGLTAACYLSKAGQKVLLLEKRIEVGGGLATEEITLPDFFHNTHAIYHLMVDYAPPLVDFEVESRYGLQFIRPELQFALPLPDGRSLCLYTDVEKTCQSIAQFSQKDADSYRDMSQRFYNVTNDFIGPATYCPPMPPLEQTIQLEESGEVGKEINKYVEMTPEEIIDEHFENDIVKTLMLYVGCHWGLDYDASGASFMVPMLINRATNYRLCQGGSHRLSNALTKFMLEYGGEILTNAQIKRIIVDNDTAKGVEMEDGTTYIANKAVISTIDPHQTFLQLVGENNLEPNFVEKVTGWEWEHWSLNHLHLALEEPPQFTAAANNPDLNKAFVYVLGYESTDQLKKHWNEMREGKLSDTPAFNCCFPSIHDPYQAPPNRCSGLISQMAPYNLDGNKNKWLSMKFKEECAEKQIAVLQKYAPNMTRDKVMWWNMTTPADIENKFANMVHGSYKQGAYVVLQMGYLRPNDECSGNTSPIKNLYLGGASSYPGGLVTFGPGVCVSDKVAEDCGIEKWWPVPESVAAARAKGMPL
- a CDS encoding NAD(P)/FAD-dependent oxidoreductase encodes the protein MAAPKYDIIVVGAGPGGCASAALLQKWGVKTLLLDKNDRVGGKSLNMNKDGFTYELWPVLATPMLNTKFQEVATELGVEIKMSELVPAAKGGGFLYRPAKSKKYESFILVPPFMIPERLSKEETEEVNRLFSDMAALTPAEMDALDNVNFHDFLTRHNVSQSVYSYLAVMVNILFVEPIDLVAASEMAKTMNDFTTKLGSAYFIGGQAQLFETFMKAFKRDGGELRLRTRVERIIVENGRVQGVYTDKGTFKAPIVVSNAGIQPTVLKLVGEEHFDKSYANHIRELVPSLGLMGSRYFLNKVVFEDSAYIIYSDDSWWNMERYVKAKAGEIPKDMLIIVFNPSGFDPKLAPKGKQVVLTATLCPADPKMKNMKGWLDALDEQVTRFNPELRKHIIRREDYTTADVSRVTRDSVVPGQGGECIGLGQIVGQCGSRKPSPNAPIQGLFYVGVDSGGYGVGIHHATESAVNVAPIVLRYHQTH
- a CDS encoding 3-oxoacid CoA-transferase subunit A, which translates into the protein MPINKIVASFDEAVADIQDGATIMVGGFGTVASCPSLLMEALDRKGVKNLTTISNTTGFGSGVWKLMGYKFAEDMDILVRNGRIKKSIASAPVSAIFENNFEKLLRAGKVELEMVPQGTLAERIRANKAGLGGIYTPVGVGTVVEEGKETKIINGKKYILELPLEADFALIKAHKADRWGNLVYRGSSRTFNETMAGAARVTIAEVDEIVELGELDPEEIVTPSVYVDRVVCRPKEYGGEEEEIDVEAKASHDKFLKRGSA
- a CDS encoding 4-hydroxyphenylacetate 3-hydroxylase N-terminal domain-containing protein; translated protein: MALRTREEYIESLRRQEPRVYLGGEQIENIVDHPAFRVGINSAAVTYELGQDPQYRELATVMSPIINEDISRWTHVILPIAGSLADRGIKPSLDLCNNFKEVCHGHGWHGLSA
- a CDS encoding EthD domain-containing protein — protein: MAKYIFLVRSPEKLELQMFSSQIFDKLVHGLLELEPQKLKISLTEYKKPRFTILPLKATAVALVSIWGELDGDIERWQAEMTSTGGRVTGYRVTESTPVAYEKDWEDGNASPGMVLLTLMKKNAKLSYEQFMDEWFGHHTPMALRIHPLWNYTRNVVESVVIEDSPPFDGIVEEHFRSLGDITNPARFFGGAFRMLPNILKVYRHTNKFMKISATENYLLTEYHIRS